One genomic segment of Vulpes vulpes isolate BD-2025 chromosome 2, VulVul3, whole genome shotgun sequence includes these proteins:
- the SEC16A gene encoding protein transport protein Sec16A isoform X4 produces the protein MQPPPQAAPSGVIGPPPAGTPQSMFWSNRPYRRQANNNTPVTPITCPLQPVTDPFAFSRQALQSTSLGSSSKNSLPILQGPAPAAFPQRPGLPVPHTNAGDTPQGPVSQPRADGGLFSSVLTPSAPLESELNRSADGAPSSEPEVQTLPCPQYIPGVGPDGSHGGHPPINLPGPDRPLSTQNPHDGAPVLAPPPFIPQPHQPMPGHWGPGQSSPQPSGQHYWPRPEGPVQNAVPHASSVPHFPAPSNPHHGPGHEQLNPLMPLPGPLASDGSNEAAYLQSGNHSTSNFDPENAFRQNSQAGNTRVSQELRPSPGVNKEQLPDLALINPLTQGNSPESHLHYPPGAGTTRALPEVDSGALSMFFQGGETENEENLSSEKTGSAGQCDFDGFSPSPALGHAPAHMGAGSIYQAFPKGSSSEATQPGGHPQPYFSQSAGAQPDRPTTANAAVTLWGSTANAGTHAASSSQSENVEDLEFIQNQEVLPSEPLSLDPSTLSDQVRYGPLPRPAIPRLGVVGLAGGGGPNLEAPDSAPHPVRSDSVSSSYSSKSHRNSSSAARPQELVGTFIQQEVGKPEDESSGSFFKQIDSSPVGGETNGTTMSQNHHSSLSQPSTPSPPKPTGIFQTSANSSFEPVKSHLVGVKPVEADRANVVGEVRGTAAYQKQRRPTAALPDTSPGNLEQPPDNIETLFTLQACSPPFTVPVEAGPGLVHTTGPPLETVLLAAEKRPLARAQGAVKCESPVTTLWAQNELPDFGGNVLLAPAAPALHVPVKPQPSEVIQPPDEGMSAPQARQPGSGLPLQSGDSIGASENLENPPKMGEEEALPSQASSGYASLLSSPPTESLQNQPVLIAQPDQSYNLAQPINFTVSLSSPNEKNQPWRDALIGDKPSTSSRAVGGDSGDSAPVSGIAAGSLTRSPLPSSLTQSSFPHVPGTLEIVSNQPANLLVQPPPHPVPKNLLPENQKIHNVENVLPELVSSPAGSIGMMLVPPANATSVPAGNKADHSSNREETAGALDFAPNRTLENPLRMYSPSHSDSSACPHTVSSHPRQLGPGPHNPDYFYQQVTKDAQDQCGLERAQQEPAPPPPQGPKAACSEPSNPGSPPIQGQPQNSVPPPASPAPADTGQQLPPPRPPRSSSASVVSTSSSQAAVRSDQHWLQPPPPDLASYYYYRPLYDGYQSHYPSPYPPDPGTVSLYYQDIYGLYEPRYRSYDSAAPAYADSYRYPEPERPSSRASHCSDRPPARQGYPEGYYSSKSGWSSQSDRYADCYSGQYDYGDPGRWERYHYGSRFRDPRTCDRRYWYDAEYDPYRKESYAYGDRTERYDDPWRYDPRFTGSFDDDPEPHRDPYGEDVDRRSVHSERSAQSLRSSFSSHSRQSQVYRNHGVTAASYEAPPPPGSLPGDYAYGAYGSNFGSAQGFPEYGYPAEGGWPATEQAPSRPTSPEKFSVPHVCARFGPGGQLIKVIPNLPSEGQPALVEIHSMETLLQHTPEQEELRSFPGPLGKDDTHKVDVINFAQNKATKCLQNENLIDKESASLLWNFIVLLCRQNGTVVGTDLAELLLQDHKTVWLPGKSPNEANLIDFTNEAVEQVEEEESGEAQLSFLTDSQAASSSALEKETERFRELLLYGRKKDALESAMKNALWGHALLLASKMDSRTHARVMTRFANSLPINDPLQTVYQLMSGRMPAASTCCGDEKWGDWRPHLAMVLSNLSSNVDVESRAMATMGDTLASKGLLDAAHFCYLMAQVGLGVYTKKTTKLVLIGSNHSLPFSKFATNEAIQRTEAYEYAQSLGAQTCSFPNFQVFKFIYSCRLAEMGLATQAFHYCEVIAKSILLQPHKYSPVLISQLAQIASQLRLFDPQLREKPEEESFVEPAWLTQLHRVDKQVKEGATVWSQDGTFPQRCPSTPSSEAGHFDGPALAQPGGPGTSNPLLAPPVPSAEHFGQGVRLLPSAPSTLPASQPAVPARVPLFPVLPPEGPVELGPGCGPQGAALGFPEPSGPDPVAPYLGPGLPPGVPPLQGSEQEARTQDPGVLPPEALGRNSLLELREEGFGGKFANLGPSRMSQDSEVPPGWECASSGALQPPLTSAPEVKRPTQAARKEAKEPKKSSESWFFRWLPGKKRTEAYLPDDKNKSIVWDEKKNRWVDVNEPEEEKKAPPPPPASLPKVPLAGPPGPGGPPRASVNMFSRKAAGARARYVDVLNPGGPQRSEAAPAPAEFFAPLAPLPIPPHLFGPNADAEEAPPAEGAAGGSANPEPVSEPQVFSSAAALPGPELPPAREDSSQGGELSRCSSMSSLSREVSQHFYQAPSDHAPAGGVPGPAVPFYSPAPFAQASATSGGSRMGRTGQRKYPVLS, from the exons ATGCAGCCACCACCCCAGGCAGCCCCATCAGGCGTGATTGGGCCACCTCCAGCTGGGACTCCTCAGAGCATGTTCTGGTCCAACAGACCGTATAGGAGACAGGCAAATAATAACACACCCGTGACTCCAATAACTTGCCCACTGCAGCCGGTGACGGATCCATTTGCTTTTAGTAGACAGGCGCTACAAAGTACATCATTGGGCAGTTCATCCAAAAACAGCCTGCCCATTTTGCAAGGCCCGGCCCCAGCAGCGTTCCCTCAGCGCCCTGGTCTGCCTGTGCCTCACACAAATGCTGGGGATACCCCCCAAGGACCTGTGTCACAGCCCAGAGCAGATGGTGGTCTGTTTTCCAGTGTGTTGACTCCTTCAGCACCATTGGAGTCAGAGTTGAACCGGAGTGCCGATGGTGCTCCCAGCTCAGAACCCGAAGTTCAGACTCTGCCGTGTCCTCAGTACATTCCAGGAGTGGGTCCTGACGGTTCCCACGGGGGGCATCCACCCATAAACCTGCCTGGGCCTGATAGGCCCCTGAGTACGCAGAACCCGCACGATGGTGCTCCAGTGTTAGCACCGCCCCCTTTCATCCCTCAGCCTCATCAGCCGATGCCAGGCCATTGGGGCCCAGGGCAGAGCAGCCCACAACCCTCAGGTCAGCACTACTGGCCCCGCCCAGAAGGACCTGTTCAGAATGCGGTGCCCCATGCCTCCAGTGTTCCTCACTTCCCTGCTCCGTCCAACCCGCACCATGGTCCTGGCCACGAGCAGCTCAACCCACTGATGCCTTTGCCAGGGCCCTTAGCCAGTGATGGAAGCAACGAGGCAGCCTACCTGCAAAGTGGAAACCACTCAACAAGTAACTTTGATCCTGAAAATGCATTCAGGCAAAATTCTCAAGCTGGGAATACTCGGGTGAGCCAGGAGCTCAGGCCAAGTCCAGGAGTGAATAAAGAGCAGTTGCCAGACCTTGCTCTCATTAATCCCCTCACTCAGGGAAATAGCCCAGAAAGCCATTTGCACTATCCCCCGGGGGCTGGGACCACCCGGGCCCTGCCAGAAGTGGACTCGGGAGCTCTCTCTATGTTTTTCCAAGgtggggagacagaaaatgaggaGAACCTCTCATCTGAAAAAACTGGCTCTGCTGGTCAGTGTGACTTCGATGGCTTCTCCCCCAGTCCTGCACTCGGTCATGCTCCTGCCCATATGGGAGCAGGTAGCATTTACCAGGCCTTTCCCAAAGGTTCCAGCAGTGAGGCCACGCAGCCAGGAGGGCATCCACAACCTTATTTTTCTCAGTCTGCAGGTGCCCAGCCTGATAGACCCACCACAGCAAATGCTGCCGTCACCCTGTGGGGCAGCACAGCCAATGCAGGTACGCACGCTGCCAGTAGCTCACAATCTGAGAACGTGGAAGACCTTGAATTCATTCAGAATCAGGAAGTCCTGCCAAGTGAGCCTCTGAGCTTGGACCCTTCCACCCTGAGTGATCAGGTCAGATATGGGCCCCTTCCCAGGCCAGCCATCCCCAGGCTCGGTGTTGTGGGCCTTGCTGGAGGCGGGGGCCCAAATCTCGAGGCACCGGATTCAGCACCGCACCCTGTACGATCTGATAGCGTGTCATCCAGTTACAGCAGTAAGAGCCACAGGAATTCTTCGAGTGCAGCCAGGCCCCAAGAATTGGTAGGTACTTTCATTCAGCAAGAAGTTGGAAAACCTGAAGATGAGTCTTCGGGAagtttttttaagcaaatagaTTCTTCTCCTGTGGGAGGTGAGACAAACGGGACCACCATGAGCCAGAATCACCACAGCAGCCTGTCTCAGCCCTCAACCCCTAGCCCCCCAAAACCCACTGGGATATTTCAGACAAGTGCAAATAGTTCATTTGAACCAGTGAAATCCCACTTAGTTGGAGTAAAACCAGTTGAGGCCGATCGGGCCAATGTGGTGGGTGAGGTGAGAGGAACCGCTGCCTACCAGAAGCAGCGCAGACCCACTGCTGCCCTACCTGACACCTCCCCCGGCAACCTGGAGCAGCCGCCAGACAACATAGAGACCCTGTTCACACTCCAGGCCTGTTCTCCGCCCTTTACTGTACCCGTGGAGGCCGGGCCTGGGCTCGTGCACACCACTGGACCACCCTTGGAAACTGTGCTTCTGGCAGCTGAGAAAAGGCCTTTGGCCAGAGCCCAGGGAGCTGTGAAGTGTGAGAGCCCAGTGACGACGTTGTGGGCGCAGAACGAGCTGCCAGATTTTGGAGGCAACGTCCTTCTAGCCCCAGCTGCTCCTGCATTGCATGTGCCTGTGAAACCACAGCCATCTGAAGTGATTCAGCCTCCAGATGAGGGCATGTCTGCTCCGCAGGCCCGGCAGCCAGGCTCCGGCCTCCCTCTGCAGAGTGGGGACAGCATCGGTGCTTCTGAGAACCTCGAGAATCCTCCCAAGATGGGAGAAGAGGAGGCGCTCCCGTCACAGGCAAGTTCTGGCTATGCCAGTCTGTTATCCTCACCACCCACTGAATCTTTGCAGAATCAACCAGTCTTGATCGCCCAGCCTGATCAAAGCTATAATTTGGCTCAGCCCATTAACTTTACTGTGTCCTTATCAAGTCCTAATGAGAAGAATCAGCCCTGGAGAGATGCTTTGATTGGGGATAAACCCTCCACAAGCAGCCGGGCTGTGGGGGGTGACTCTGGAGACAGCGCTCCTGTGTCTGGGATCGCGGCCGGCTCTCTCACCCGCTCGCCTCTGCCCAGCAGTCTCACGCAAAGTAGTTTTCCACATGTTCCTGGCACTTTGGAAATAGTTTCTAATCAACCTGCTAATTTGCTGGTTCAGCCACCACCTCATCCAGTTCCAAAGAACTTGCTTCCAGAAAACCAAAAGATTCATAATGTGGAGAATGTTCTTCCCGAGTTGGTCAGTAGCCCTGCTGGAAGCATAGGCATGATGTTAGTGCCACCTGCAAATGCTACCTCAGTACCTGCTGGTAATAAGGCAGATCACTCCAGTAATCGGGAAGAAACTGCTGGAGCCCTAGACTTTGCGCCTAATAGGACTTTGGAAAACCCTCTAAGAATGTATAGCCCGTCCCATTCTGACAGCTCTGCTTGTCCACACACTGTCAGCAGTCATCCTAGACAACTGGGGCCTGGGCCACATAACCCAGACTATTTCTACCAACAGGTGACAAAAGATGCTCAGGACCAGTGTGGCCTAGAGAGAGCCCAGCAGGAGCCCGCACCGCCTCCCCCACAAGGGCCCAAAGCAGCATGTTCAGAACCTTCAAACCCAGGAAGTCCACCCATACAGGGACAGCCCCAAAACTCGGTCCCACCACCTGCAAGTCCAGCTCCGGCTGACACGGGTCAGCAGTTGCCGCCGCCGCGGCCACCTCGGTCCTCCAGCGCATCTGTTGTGTCCACCAGCTCGAGCCAGGCAGCTGTGCGGTCGGACCAGCACTGGCTGCAGCCGCCACCTCCAGACTTGGcatcttattattattacagaCCCCTGTATGATGGCTACCAGTCCCATTACCCATCGCCCTACCCGCCGGATCCTGGCACGGTCTCCCTCTATTACCAG GACATCTACGGCCTGTATGAGCCCAGGTACAGGTCCTACGATAGCGCGGCGCCTGCTTATGCTGACAGCTACCGCTACCCCGAGCCTGAGCGACCCAGCTCCCGAGCAAGTCACTGCTCAGACCGGCCACCTGCCAG GCAGGGGTACCCCGAAGGTTACTACAGTTCCAAAAGTGGATGGAGCAGTCAAAGTGACCGCTATGCAGATTGTTACTCTGGCCAGTATGATTATGGAG ACCCAGGTCGCTGGGAGCGGTACCACTATGGTTCCAGATTCCGGGATCCCCGCACCTGTGACCGGAGGTATTGGTATGATGCTGAATACGATCCATACAGGAAAGAAAGCTATGCTTATGGCGACAG gaccGAGAGGTATGATGACCCCTGGAGATATGACCCTCGCTTCACTGGCAGTTTTGACGATGACCCCGAGCCCCACAGGGACCCTTATGGGGAAGACGTGGACAGGCGCAGTGTGCACAGCGAGCGCTCGGCCCAGAGCCTGCGCAGCAGCTTCAGCTCCCACTCCCGTCAG AGTCAGGTTTACAGAAATCATGGTGTGACTGCTGCTTCCTACGaggccccgcctccccccggcTCCTTGCCTGGCGATTATGCCTACGGCGCCTATGGCAGCAATTTTGGCAGTGCCCAGGGCTTCCCAGAGTACGGCTACCCTGCTGAAGGTGGCTGGCCTGCCACGGAGCAAG CTCCATCAAGACCAACTTCCCCGGAGAAGTTCTCCGTGCCTCATGTCTGTGCCAGGTTCGGTCCTGGGGGGCAGCTCATTAAAGTGATCCCAAATCTGCCTTCCGAAGGACAGCCTGCGCTGGTTGAGATTCACAGCATGGAG ACCTTGCTGCAGCACACGCCGGAGCAGGAGGAGCTGCGCTCGTTCCCAGGACCGCTTGGCAA AGATGATACCCATAAAGTGGATGTTATTAATTTTGCACAGAATAAAGCTACAAAGTGTTTGCAGAATGAAAATTTAATTGACAAAGAGTCTGCAAGTCTTCTTTGGAATTTTATCGTTCTCTTGTGCAGACAGAATGGG ACTGTGGTGGGAACAGACCTTGCGGAGCTTTTGTTACAAGACCACAAAACCGTGTGGCTTCCTGGGAAGTCACCCAACGAGGCCAACCTGATTGATTTTACTAACGAGGCTGTGGAgcaagtggaggaggaggagtccGGGGAGGCCCAGCTCTCGTTTCTCACTGACAGCCAGGCAGCCAGCAGCAGTGCTCTTGAGAAGGAGACCGAGAGGTTCCGGGAGCTGCTGCTATATGGCCGCAAGAAG gatGCTTTAGAGTCTGCGATGAAGAATGCCTTATGGGGTCATGCTCTGTTACTTGCAAGTAAGATGGATAGCCGGACACACGCCCGCGTCATGACCAG GTTTGCCAACAGTCTTCCCATCAACGACCCTCTGCAGACAGTGTACCAGCTGATGTCAGGGCGGATGCCTGCCGCGTCCACG TGTTGCGGAGATGAGAAGTGGGGAGATTGGAGGCCACATCTTGCTATGGTTTTGTCCAACCTGAGCAGCAATGTGGATGTGGAGTCCAGGGCAATGGCCACCATGGGTGACACTCTGG CTTCAAAAGGTCTCTTAGATGCTGCACACTTTTGCTACCTCATGGCCCAGGTCGGATTGGGAgtttatacaaagaaaaccacaaaactcGTCTTAATTGGATCGAACCACAG TTTGCCGTTTTCAAAGTTTGCAACAAATGAAGCTATTCAGAGGACAGAAGCCTATGAATATGCCCAGTCTCTTGGGGCACAGACCTGCTCCTTCCCCAATTTCCAG GTGTTCAAGTTCATCTACTCATGCCGCCTGGCTGAGATGGGGCTGGCCACACAGGCCTTCCACTACTGCGAGGTGATTGCCAAGAGCATCCTGCTGCAGCCCCACAAGTACTCGCCCGTGCTCATCAGCCAGCTGGCTCAG ATTGCATCCCAGCTGCGGCTCTTTGACCCACAGCTGAGAGAGAAGCCGGAGGAGGAGTCCTTTGTTGAGCCTGCCTGGCTGACCCAGCTGCACCGCGTGGACAAGCAGGTCAAG GAGGGTGCCACAGTGTGGAGTCAGGATGGGACCTTCCCCCAGCGCTGCCCCAGCACACCGAGCTCCGAGGCAGGGCACTTTGATGGCCCAGCGCTCGCCCAGCCAGGGGGCCCGGGCACCAGCAATCCGCTACTGGCGCCGCCCGTGCCCAGCGCTGAGCACTTTGGCCAGGGTGTGCGGCTGCTGCCTTCAG CTCCGTCAACGCTccctgccagccagccagccgtCCCTGCCAGGGTGCCACTGTTCCCGGTGCTGCCACCTGAGGGCCCTGTTGAGCTGGGGCCTGGCTGTGGACCCCAAGGGGCTGCCCTTGGCTTTCCAGAGCCCTCTGGGCCTGACCCTGTGGCTCCGTACCTGGGGCCTGGCCTGCCACCTGGCGTGCCACCTCTGCAGGGAAGTGAGCAGGaggccaggacccaggacccag GGGTGTTGCCACCAGAGGCGCTTGGTAGAAACTCACTTCTGGAGCTGAGAGAAGAGGGTTTTGGTGGAAAATTTGCTAATCTG GGCCCCTCCAGGatgtcccaggactctgaggtcccTCCAGGGTGGGAGTGTGCCAGCTCAGGTGCTCTGCAGCCGCCACTGACGTCCGCTCCCGAAGTGAAGAGACCTACACAAGCAGCCAGGAAAGAGGCCAAGGAGCCTAAGAAG AGTAGTGAATCCTGGTTCTTCCGTTGGCTCCcggggaaaaaaaggacagaagcTTATTTGCCAGACGACAAGAACAAATCG ATCGTCTGGGATGAAAAGAAGAACCGGTGGGTGGATGTAAATGAGCCGGAGGAGGAG AAGAAGGCTCCGCCCCCACCACCAGCCTCGCTCCCCAAGGTTCCGCTTGCTGGGCCCCCTGGTCCTGGAGGGCCCCCGAGGGCCTCTGTGAACATGTTTTCTAGGAAAGCAG CTGGAGCCAGAGCACGCTACGTGGACGTTTTAAACCCAGGGGGCCCTCAGCGGAGCGAGGCAGCTCCTGCTCCTGCAGAGTTTTTTGCTCCTCTTGCCCCGCTCCCGATTCCTCCTCACTTGTTTGGACCAAATGCAG ATGCAGAGGAAGCCCCGCCTGCGGAGGGGGCCGCAGGGGGTTCGGCCAACCCAGAACCTGTCTCAGAGCCCCAG GTGTTTAGCTCGGCGGCAGCACTCCCCGGTCCTGAGCTCCCACCTGCCCGTGAGGACAGCTCCCAAGGAGGAGAG